The Pseudomonas sp. G2-4 genome window below encodes:
- a CDS encoding nucleotide disphospho-sugar-binding domain-containing protein has product MHVIITAIGSAGDVHPFVGIGRTLAARGHRITFCASAAFAPVIERCGFKFLPLGTREEYQAVMADPALWHPRTALPTLWKTVGGTLRDQYRLLEQACDDDTVMLGSLWAFSARLLQEKHGIPLITGQVTPFAIWSPLARPTHPPGANLPAFVPYPVRRLLLSVIEHAFLDRLMKPELNGFRRELGLPPVKRIISQWISSPDRVLGLFADWFAPIQQDWPAQTVLTGFPLFDESGFEEPDAELEDFLNEAPPVVFTPGSTTVDAKQYFAAAAQALKLTGRRGVFLTSQPVDPSLSSDGTILVRRYVPMSRILPHTAALVHHGGVGTTALAFAAGVPQVTTPFAHDHFDNAARMERLGCGLQVLTPASAESLAAALDTVLNSAEVRARCDRYRKLMPSGDSAREAAALQVEALAARADVYRVA; this is encoded by the coding sequence ATGCATGTGATCATTACGGCCATCGGCTCAGCCGGTGACGTTCATCCATTTGTCGGGATCGGTCGCACGCTCGCAGCACGTGGCCATCGGATAACATTCTGCGCCAGCGCGGCGTTTGCGCCGGTGATCGAGCGCTGCGGTTTCAAGTTCCTGCCATTGGGTACCCGCGAGGAATATCAAGCGGTCATGGCCGACCCGGCGTTGTGGCATCCACGAACGGCACTGCCCACCCTATGGAAAACCGTCGGCGGTACCTTGCGCGACCAGTATCGGCTCCTGGAGCAAGCGTGCGATGACGACACCGTCATGCTCGGTTCATTGTGGGCGTTTTCCGCCCGCCTGCTGCAAGAAAAACACGGCATTCCGCTGATCACCGGGCAGGTTACACCGTTCGCCATCTGGTCGCCCCTCGCGCGTCCCACCCATCCTCCTGGCGCGAACCTGCCGGCCTTTGTCCCGTATCCCGTGAGGCGCCTGCTGCTGAGTGTCATCGAGCATGCCTTCCTGGATCGGCTCATGAAGCCGGAGCTCAACGGTTTTCGCCGCGAACTGGGCCTGCCTCCGGTCAAACGCATCATCAGCCAGTGGATTTCCTCGCCCGATCGGGTATTGGGATTGTTTGCCGATTGGTTCGCCCCGATCCAACAGGACTGGCCCGCCCAGACGGTACTGACCGGGTTCCCGCTATTCGATGAATCCGGCTTCGAGGAACCCGACGCCGAACTGGAGGACTTCTTGAACGAGGCGCCACCGGTGGTGTTTACCCCGGGTTCGACCACGGTGGATGCCAAGCAGTATTTCGCTGCTGCGGCGCAAGCGCTTAAGTTGACAGGCCGCCGCGGGGTGTTCCTGACGAGTCAGCCGGTAGACCCATCGTTGTCCAGCGACGGCACGATCCTGGTCAGGCGCTACGTCCCCATGAGCCGCATCCTGCCCCATACCGCGGCACTGGTGCATCACGGAGGCGTCGGCACAACGGCCCTGGCCTTCGCCGCCGGAGTTCCCCAGGTCACTACGCCGTTTGCCCACGATCATTTCGACAATGCGGCGCGAATGGAGCGCTTGGGGTGCGGCTTGCAAGTGCTCACTCCGGCCTCCGCGGAGTCGCTGGCCGCAGCCTTGGACACGGTGTTGAACAGTGCCGAGGTACGCGCCCGTTGTGACCGCTACCGCAAGCTGATGCCCAGTGGTGACAGCGCCCGCGAAGCGGCGGCGCTGCAAGTCGAGGCACTCGCCGCCCGCGCTGATGTGTACCGCGTAGCGTAA